A region from the Plasmodium chabaudi chabaudi strain AS genome assembly, chromosome: 2 genome encodes:
- a CDS encoding V-type proton ATPase subunit C, putative gives MNEVPMCLFIACSTSDNTSREYIYTILKNRLLGSHVCIDTNILDVPTNLKFCTFDDLLKCADDLQKYDSYAYGCLKKIEKIAKEYDENIELKIIYQRQHINIDQYIRRFSWDDAKYPRNRSLVDTVDVIINNITKLSDEIQIKSNILNDLKEKKKLYISKHDSNNFIHKNLNEILTPQVVNESDFMETEYITTVIAYVSKDSINDWVSNYEKFSQYVVPRSTKQFNDLIDKDGNTLWKAFVFKKFVNNFIENAKNKNFIVKPFKYDESHYNNIMESRTKIETEVIRQETFLRRMCLAAFSDVFIAFIHINILRVFCESVLRFGVPPNFASFSIRINGESKEKKVRKKLYDIFSTTDSIGKNYLKRSDENDEEIYPYVSVSFKI, from the coding sequence atgaatgaAGTGCCAATGTGCTTGTTTATTGCTTGCTCGACAAGTGATAACACAAGTagagaatatatatacacaattTTAAAGAACAGATTATTAGGTAGTCATGTATGCATAGATACAAACATATTAGATGTCCCAAcgaatttaaaattttgtacATTTGATGACTTATTAAAATGTGCTGAcgatttacaaaaatatgatagTTATGCTTATGggtgtttaaaaaaaattgaaaagaTAGCTAAAgaatatgatgaaaatatagaattaaaaataatatatcaacGTCAGCATATAAACATAGATCAATATATTAGGCGTTTTAGTTGGGATGATGCAAAGTATCCTAGGAATAGATCACTAGTCGACACAGTCgatgttattattaataatataacaaaactTTCTGAtgaaattcaaataaaatctaatattttaaatgatttaaaagagaaaaagaaattatatatatcaaaacatgatagtaataattttatacataaaaatttaaatgaaatattaacaCCACAAGTTGTTAATGAATCCGATTTTATGGAAACAGAATATATTACAACAGTTATTGCATATGTTTCAAAAGATTCAATAAATGATTGGGTTAgcaattatgaaaaattttcaCAATATGTTGTACCTAGATCAACAAAACAATTTAATGATTTAATTGATAAAGATGGAAATACATTATGGAAagcttttgtttttaaaaaatttgtgaataattttattgaaaatgcaaaaaataaaaattttattgtcaaaccatttaaatatgatgaatcacattataataatattatggaGTCAAGAACGAAAATTGAAACTGAAGTTATAAGACAagaaacatttttaagaaGAATGTGTTTAGCTGCTTTTTCAGATGTATTTATTgcatttattcatattaatattttacgTGTTTTTTGTGAATCAGTTTTAAGATTTGGTGTACCTCCTAATTTTGCTTCCTTTAGTATTCGAATAAATGGCGAAagcaaagaaaaaaaagttcgaaaaaaattatatgatatattttctacTACTGATTCGATCggaaaaaattatcttAAACGCTCcgatgaaaatgatgaagaaatatatccatatgtctctgtttcatttaaaatataa
- a CDS encoding 3'-5' exonuclease, putative → MLHILKKTFSSVPVEFHISQKFAKIENAAQLVSLKFPGNIIYVNEENAEKYNKDILKYLNSNVLGFDTEFMINFDENSNNYEYLSKNRKKKTIEEISNIILNKETHKKIPNLISDQACIKKSKNTNSNNKHAETSNDNTDCCGDTFIAPSKNEHTLKGNLRSIQTGSYIDKPRKIIENKKLCLIQLCSNDICFVFNINNLKGDIPLSVKTILENDKIIKVCHDIKNDQDMFLSKNIEINNVFDLYNYSIDNYIYPPSLQNLVKKYLKKHLDKEFRLSNWLSKNLNENQIIYAANDSYASREVYIALEKQNKIDQSSFINLNSENCYINHNEVNQICSGENREYEKLPLKNKTVQNDINHEMVNDKNNTILNKSPQNEKANQCLQLEKTFDDKTENPNNKLCETQKGYEYIEKDKLYIINNLKNKIKVTCSKINNISFVEEMHYSNGSYKNFLGLKNIENNSYLIKLHSWNYDHEIKCCNEILSYIQNMAII, encoded by the coding sequence atgttgcacattttgaaaaaaacgTTTTCAAGTGTGCCTGTAGAATTTCATATTAGTCAGAAATTTGCGAAAATTGAGAATGCAGCTCAGCTAGTTTCGTTAAAATTCCCTggtaatattatttacgtaaatgaagaaaatgctgagaaatataataaggatattttaaaataccTTAACAGTAATGTTCTAGGGTTTGATACAGAATTTATGATTAACTTTGATGAAAAttctaataattatgaatatttgtcaaaaaatcgaaaaaaaaaaacaatagaAGAAATATccaatataatattaaataaagaaacacataaaaaaatacccAATTTAATTTCCGATCAAgcatgtataaaaaaaagtaaaaacaCAAACTCGAATAATAAACATGCTGAGACATCAAATGATAACACTGATTGCTGTGGCGATACTTTTATAGCTCCTAGTAAGAATGAACACACATTAAAGGGCAACTTAAGATCTATACAAACAGGTAGCTATATTGATAAGccaagaaaaataatagaaaataaaaaactatGCTTAATTCAATTATGCTCAAATGATAtatgttttgtttttaatattaataatttaaaagggGATATCCCTTTGTCTGTTAAAACtattttagaaaatgataaaataattaaagtatgtcatgatataaaaaatgatcaagatatgtttttaagcaaaaatatagaaattaataatgtatttgatttatataattattctattgataattatatatatccaccttctttacaaaatttagtaaaaaaatatttaaaaaaacaccTAGATAAAGAATTTAGACTATCCAATTGGTTatctaaaaatttaaacgAAAATCAAATCATTTATGCAGCTAACGATTCATATGCTTCAAGAGAAGTTTACATAGCTttagaaaaacaaaataaaattgatcAATCctcttttattaatttgaatAGTGAAAACTGTTATATTAACCATAATGAGGTTAATCAAATTTGTTCAGGTGAAAATCgagaatatgaaaaattgcccttaaaaaataagactGTCCAAAATGACATAAATCACGAAATGGTAaacgataaaaataatactataCTTAATAAATCAccacaaaatgaaaaagctAACCAATGCTTGCAATTGGAAAAAACATTTGATGATAAAACGGAAAAcccaaataataaactttGTGAAACACAAAAAggatatgaatatatagaaaaagataaattatatattattaacaatttaaaaaataaaataaaagttacatgttcaaaaattaataatatttcttttgtgGAAGAAATGCATTATTCAAATGGatcttataaaaattttttaggtttaaagaatattgaaaataatagctATTTAATTAAGTTACATTCTTGGAACTATGATcatgaaataaaatgctGCAATGAAATTTTAagttatattcaaaatatggctatcatttaa
- a CDS encoding EF hand domain-containing protein, putative, whose amino-acid sequence MELAYEHEVTKKIVYKIINNMNSKNDVTLERMQHTRNKIVKYFFEAELLFKYYDIGKTGEIDVSLFPQMARTLKQIYDAEDIKRFEKEMGVKKINKMTLPIFLTLLKRKLFQVIDFDETFQKHFNILDMEKKKNINLEKLKGFVGSIGDKISPEQFDFFIKYNMKNNDKIIKDGIIFDKSNNPTNVPFDAYKEMLTFYKSF is encoded by the exons ATGGAACTAGCATACGAACATGaagttacaaaaaaaatagtttataaaataataaacaatatgAACAGCAAAAATGATGTAACATTAGAAAGGATGCAACACACCAG AAATAAGATAGTGAAATACTTTTTCGAAGCAGAATTGTTATTTAAATACTATGACATAGGAAAGACTGGTGAGATAGATGTAAGTCTATTCCCACAAATGGCAAGAacattaaaacaaatatatgatgCAGAAGATATTAAACGgtttgaaaaagaaatgggtgttaaaaaaattaataaaatgacATTACCTATCTTTTTAactttattaaaaaggaaattatTTCAAGTTATCGATTTTGATGAAACTTTtcaaaaacattttaatatccttgatatggaaaaaaaaaaaaatataaacctCGAGAAATTAAAAGGTTTTGTTGGATCCATTGGTGATAAAATAAGTCCTGAGcaatttgatttttttataaaatataatatgaaaaataatgataaaattattaaagacggtattatttttgataaaagtAACAACCCTACAAATGTTCCCTTTGATGCATATAAAGAAATGCTAACCTTTTACAAGtctttttga